Genomic window (Sphaeramia orbicularis chromosome 7, fSphaOr1.1, whole genome shotgun sequence):
AAGGACAGTGATCTGTAAATGAATAGAGGGAAAATAAGAAATAGCTGTGGCTGCTACAAAGAAAGCAACCCCCTGTATGAGTGAGAAACTGCAGTATGAGCTAAACATCAATAAAAGCAACACGTCGCAAACAGTAGGCTGCTTCAGCAGGAATGTCTTTGGCATTGATCTGATTGGCGTCCAACCGGAGCATTTTCAGCATGGAGAAGGTTTTCATGTCTACAGTGCTGCAGAAACTGCCCAAGGAGAACTCtgcaaagaaaaacaacacaggGGATGAGCACATCTGTATGAAGGAAGGCAAGTTCTCCATGAGTGTGTCATACTATGAGTCATCACAAACAATAACCACTGTTTTCACAGTTTGTACAAAATCAAACCAAGCTATTAGTCACCTCCTCCTGAGACTCATACTTATATTAAGAAAATGTCCTCCTCTGTGTGGTTGTGAAGCTTTTGAAGACATTATTTAATGATTTCCAAGTCATTCTAAAATGTGAGAGTATATGTGTAGGAAAACAGTTTGAGAATCACCCCAAAGTGGTGAACACTATTTAAATTTCCTCCTTCTGCTGACATCTAGTGGTTGAAAGTTTCTTCCTTTTAATAGTTTAATCCCCGCCCTAAAAGTGTTGTGCACTGAGACGTCACTCTTGGGTGTGATCAGAAGTGCAACTTGAAATCTAAAATAATGTAAGGATATTAAACATTACTCTAAAATGAATGTAGAATTGTGTAGTAAATTTAATAAAGATTACAAAACTGGATTTGAAAGTACTAAATTGTCCCTGTTAATCTTAGGTTAactaaatattggtaaaatgaaAGGTACTTTATATGTTTGGTGGGTAATGTAGAAGTACTTTAGTGCTAGTGATGATTTGGGAGATTTTGTGTTATGAATAAGCTATTAATTTTTTGATATCCAAATTAAGCAGATTTATATGAACATAGTTTTATAGAATTGCTGGAACATAAAAATCATGTAAATTTATGAAAGTGTGTTtgagaaaaaagttaaaattactcttaatagcatttttaaacattactattctatttctatttcaaAATTTCAAGGTTACTTTTGTAGTACAGTAACATTATAATGCCATAGCACAAATATTTTAAGACATAGGTGACTTTAAAGGTATAGAAGTGTGTCCATACCTTTGATTGTATTTGCTTGCAAATAAAGGTTCTCCAGGTTCCGACTGACTGTGGGGATCCTCTCCAGTTTATTGTGGGAAAGGTCAAGCTCAACTAAAGTGCTGATATTGAAGACATTGGCTGGAAGTCCTTTATCGGTCAGCTTATTATGGGCCAACCGGACAAACTGCAGCTTGGGGCACATGCTGAGAAAGCCTGCTGGTACAGCCTCTATGTTGTTGAACTCCAGGTACAGCTGCTGCAGCCGTGCAGGCAGGTTCTCAGGGACTTTCTTTAGCTTGTTTTTTCTCATATCCAGCATTGTCAATGACTTCAGTCCCTTGAAGGCACCTCCAACATCTTCTATAAAATTTGCGTGGAGTTGAAGGTTGGTGAGGTTGGTCATTCCCTCAAATGAGCCAGAGATCTTTGAAATCTTGTTGTGACCAAGTCGCAGGTCTGTGATGGACTTAGGCAAGTTGGGAGGCACACGGGTAAGCTCATTGTGGTTCAAGTAGAGTCGATCCAGATTTTTGAGCTTGCTGAAAACATTCTTGCCGATCTTGTCTGAGCTGAGCTGGTTGTGGAACAAAACGACCCAGATCAAGCTTGTAGCATTGTCAAACACTCCATCCTGGATGCCTGTGATCTGGTTACGCTGTAGGTAGACGTACTTTATATGTGAGGGGACATAAGGAACATGTTGAAGGTTGCGGTTATGACAGTACATAGCTGTAGGGTAGGCTGAGGGGCAGTCACACTCCAGGGGGCAGTCCATGTCCTCAGCCCACCAGCCACCACTCCGCCAACGTCCTCGCAGATGGGACAACCACTGGAAGTTACTGTAACGCTGTCCAATGCtcagatccactaatcccattatGAGGAAGAGCACCACTGTCCGCATGATCACAGGTTGGAAATCCAGGCAATAAAACAGATTAACACTAAGTCCTGGTGAAAATACTTTGGTTCCAATGCGAATTCAGTTAATTTGAGACAGATTTGCTTTGCTCAAAACACAATACAACCTCAGTGTCCAACAGGTATCATACACCTACTAGTTGGTTGATCAGAGCTGATGTCTCCACCCTTGCTTACTCCGCCTGTATCCCTCTCAGACTGAGTAGGATATGTTGTTGGTATATGGTAAATACCCCCCTCTCTGTGCAGACACAGCTCCAGCCACAGAGGCTAATTAGAGCACATACATTTTCCACTTGTATGCAGAACCTGCACTGTAACATCACCTCCAGCCATGTCAGTATCAATCCCATCTGTAAACCAGTGCACACATCTGTTTTTTAACAACCTTGTTTTCCTTTGCTATGTCATGCCTTATCATTAGCCAACCTGCTCCAAGACTTGCACAGTGTTTATTGCTATGATGTGAAGGTTAGAAAGCATGAGGGGGGTTGTGGTATTGAACATTTATGAATTGTACAAGATGCTGTAATAGGTGGCATGTTGCTCATAAAACAGTGCAGTTAAATTAAAGTTGCATATGTGACTATAAACCCCCTGCATGCCTTTGGTATATGATGTACGGAATATTTAACATGAACTCTGTTGCTAACCCTGTTATTTGTGAACAATCAGTCTCCTAAAGCATTTGTTCCTTGCTTTCTCTGTTCCTGCATGCTCTAGGTGCTAACTACTGCCAATTACAGTGTTCAACCTGTGGAGAAAGTTACCATTTACTTGTCCTGGCGCCGACAATGCTTTTGGTCAGAGACATGGAGATTGTCTTTGCAATGGGCCTTGCCTTTCATGTCTTCCACAACGGAGAATAAATTGAATCCAGAGCTTGAAGGATCTTTTTTCCTATCTGTTTCATTTTTCCCTttgaagacaaaaatgacaacgcTTACTCGGAAATGGCTGCTGTTCAACAAGAAATGGACCTTAGTAGCCAAACAATTGCTTCCCATTGGTGAAGAGAGGGAACCTAAGGATACACAGATGGGACTCTTTTGCACAAAGTACTTGGCACATTTTTAGTCACAGCACTGCATTCTTTGCACAAAATACATCTTTAGTCTGAAAACTATGaccaaacaagtaacaaaaactgtattaaaaaaatattgtattcaACACATTTCTTCAAACTAATGCTACAGTACATTTTCCTTTGTTAATGAGGCTGTGGTGTTCTCCATGTGCTGTCAGCATTAGCTTTTTCTGTACATCTTCAATCAGAGGAGTAATAATCAGTGGAGGAAGTTTCCAGGAGAAAAATTACCCTTTAAAAATGTTATTGTTTGATTTATGATTCAGCTAGGGTCATCCGACATGACTTAatctttaatattattattcatgttaatattttataTCTAGCATGACAGGTTTTCTGTATGTGACAAAGCCTGTGTTAAACCAGGATATGAAAAACTTTTATTACAACATCATGCCTAATCCAAAGCATTGTTCTCCAAGTGTCATTTCTTCATGATTGGACAGGAAAGAACACAATAAAAATCAGCCTGGAGCTCTTCAGCTGTTGAAAAATACTAGGTAAgttcaaagactttttcttttcacaaattaattaaataaaaaaaaaaaaacacaggctgGACAGAGGTATGTAGAGAAGGTAATGCTAATTCAGAACATAtttgtggggggttttttgttaaatttttctcaagaaatgggGACACATGAGTTGACTCCTGTATGTTTCATCTCAAGAACCACATttgaaaaattgtaaaaaaaaaaaaaaaaaaaaaaaaaaaagtaaacaaataaaaaagtggtgcacaacaaaccccacccctcgcacatattgtagcttattttggcatcgatccagctgatgtcatcctgtctatgcatgtggtgatgtcagcatatgaattgcctctatatatgtgccaggtttgaagtaaattcaaaccAAAGTGATGTttatatagacatttgaaattttgcccattataagtaaatagaagaagaaaaaatattttaaaaaattcatgacaaacttaaactttgacctacttttcccaaaatgtaatcacatctattttgagtcactggcaatctataaacccagtctggaatgaattcaaccaatagttttgctcctttACTTTCACATCTTTAAAGACTGGGATGTTTCAAGGAAAGTAGATGTTACTGTCTGAAATAAcctcagcaagaaaaaaaaaaaaagcaataaacaaGCTGTCTCTGGTAACGATcagctgaaaaaaactgaaagggCACATGGTAAATGTTCTCAGCAACACCCTCAAGACAAGAGTCCCTTTTAATGACTCTAAGAGCTGAGAACAaactttcaggaaaaaaaaaaaaaaaaaaatccttaaagcAATTTACGAGCTAATGCTGGTGTAACTCACTTCAAGGTTTTAGTGCATAAAGATAAAACCTCTATCAAACTTTACACTACATATGCAAGTAAGAAATCTAACAGTAAATTTACCAAAATGCCTACTTGGATTTCTTTAAtttgtataaataataaaaatgataataataataattaaaaaaaaaaaaaaaaagctccatgatgtatttatgtgtatgacTGAGAATGGGAGTGTTCTATTTCTTTaaaaagctgtgtgtgtgttttgacatTAATATGATCATTGTTTGCAGGTCATGTCCTTCTAATATTGTCAAAAAATATCACTTTGAATATGCAACATGCAGTTATTTCACTCAAGATTCATGCAACACACTGTGTAAAATATTTATGTATACAACAATCAATCATATTGTTTCAAAAGTGTGAATTAAACCTCTCCATAATCATTAAATCTACAAGAATTAGTCAAAATGTTGTGACTGAGTGACAAACTGTGCTTCCATCTTACCTCGTCCCACATATGTTGTTCCTCATGCAGTTCGTGTGAAGAAGTGTTTGAAGGACTTCTGCTGCAGTCAGGGGAGAATGTGATCTGTATAAGAGACAGAAATACTGCAAACATGTTTTTAAATCTGCACATGGTCCAACACATGCAACCCAGGCCATTATTGTAAATgacaatcagttctcaactaatttACCAGGTCAAATAAGGTTAAATAAACATGTAAGCCAAAAGGGAGGTGCTTCTGTTATGATTGA
Coding sequences:
- the fmodb gene encoding fibromodulin — encoded protein: MRTVVLFLIMGLVDLSIGQRYSNFQWLSHLRGRWRSGGWWAEDMDCPLECDCPSAYPTAMYCHNRNLQHVPYVPSHIKYVYLQRNQITGIQDGVFDNATSLIWVVLFHNQLSSDKIGKNVFSKLKNLDRLYLNHNELTRVPPNLPKSITDLRLGHNKISKISGSFEGMTNLTNLQLHANFIEDVGGAFKGLKSLTMLDMRKNKLKKVPENLPARLQQLYLEFNNIEAVPAGFLSMCPKLQFVRLAHNKLTDKGLPANVFNISTLVELDLSHNKLERIPTVSRNLENLYLQANTIKEFSLGSFCSTVDMKTFSMLKMLRLDANQINAKDIPAEAAYCLRRVAFIDV